A genomic segment from Corylus avellana chromosome ca5, CavTom2PMs-1.0 encodes:
- the LOC132183193 gene encoding transcription factor CYCLOIDEA-like translates to MFSFTNILNPSPHIPSSSYHPFSPPAFADNDPAEAENIFLQYYDPPFLPNINAPIFPEKNVITRQNNGDPLAKMPAAVKKDRHSKIYTSQGLRDRRVRLSIDIARKFFDLQDLLGFDKASTTLDWLLTKSRKEIEEVAQMKQQGFSSLSSNHSEGEVISKSNSFVSAPKEIKKTTMKMQNHEATDLAKESRTKARARARERAREKRRTSRPAAAESKKCSQPSGDDGDDDDQQQQLEVCERSSKVVADDDDQGPRANVFEESIVIRRKLRPSDHTHQNSNYYFPNFPLNWDIASTIARSSCCTIPAQHE, encoded by the coding sequence ATGTTCTCCTTCACCAATATTCTCAATCCTTCTCCACACATTCCTTCGTCCTCTTACCACCCTTTTTCTCCTCCTGCTTTTGCTGACAACGACCCAGCTGaagctgaaaacattttccttcaGTACTACGACCCACCATTTTTACCCAATATCAATGCTCCAATATTTCCTGAAAAAAATGTAATCACTAGGCAAAACAACGGAGACCCACTTGCGAAGATGCCTGCAGCAGTGAAGAAAGATAGGCACAGCAAGATTTACACTTCCCAGGGGTTGAGGGACAGAAGGGTGAGGCTTTCCATTGACATCGCCCGCAAGTTCTTTGATCTCCAGGACTTGCTAGGGTTCGACAAAGCCAGCACAACCTTGGACTGGCTGCTCACGAAGTCTAGAAAAGAGATCGAAGAAGTTGCTCAAATGAAGCAGCAGGGTTTTAGTAGCTTGTCATCCAATCATTCTGAGGGTGAGGTGATTTCAAAGAGCAATTCATTTGTGAGTGCTCCCAAAGAGATCAAGAAGACGACGATGAAAATGCAGAATCATGAAGCTACTGATCTTGCCAAAGAATCGAGGACAAAGGCTAGAGCAAGAGCAAGGGAAAGGGCAAGAGAAAAAAGGCGCACCAGTAGGCCGGCCGCGGCCGAGTCCAAAAAATGTTCGCAACCAAGTggtgatgatggtgatgatgatgatcagcAGCAGCAGCTTGAAGTTTGTGAAAGATCCTCCAAGGTGGTGGCGGATGATGATGATCAAGGCCCAAGGGCAAACGTTTTTGAGGAATCTATCGTGATCAGAAGGAAGTTGAGGCCATCTGATCACACTCATCAGAACAGCAATTACTACTTTCCCAATTTTCCTCTAAATTGGGACATTGCTAGCACCATTGCACGCTCGAGCTGTTGTACCATCCCGGCCCAACATGAATAA